In Sphingobium amiense, a genomic segment contains:
- a CDS encoding 23S rRNA (pseudouridine(1915)-N(3))-methyltransferase RlmH produces MLLHIIARGKIGRSPEADLVDRYVKRLTMPYRITELPEGSGKGGGGRLPPAGPGTITVMLDEKGRQLSSMDFARRIEGWRDNGARECRFLIGAADGFDDTERASADLLIAFGAMTWPHMMARAMLAEQLWRACSILSGHPYHREG; encoded by the coding sequence ATGCTCCTCCACATCATCGCGCGCGGGAAGATCGGGCGCTCACCCGAAGCCGATCTGGTCGACCGCTATGTGAAGCGGCTGACGATGCCGTATCGCATCACCGAACTGCCGGAGGGTTCCGGCAAGGGCGGGGGTGGCAGGCTGCCCCCCGCCGGTCCCGGCACGATCACAGTCATGCTCGATGAAAAGGGCAGGCAGCTTTCCTCGATGGACTTCGCCCGCCGGATCGAGGGCTGGCGCGACAATGGCGCGCGCGAGTGCCGCTTCCTCATCGGCGCGGCGGACGGGTTCGACGACACGGAGCGGGCAAGCGCCGACCTCCTCATCGCGTTCGGCGCGATGACATGGCCGCACATGATGGCGCGCGCGATGCTCGCCGAACAGCTCTGGCGCGCCTGCTCGATCCTGTCGGGCCACCCCTATCACCGCGAAGGCTAG
- a CDS encoding nicotinate-nucleotide adenylyltransferase — MTRIGLLGGSFNPAHGGHRAISLFAAKALGLDEVWWLVSPGNPLKPARGMAPLPARLAHARKIARRAPIRATAIERDLRTRYTVDTLKALTRRYPRHRFIWLMGADNLAQFSQWRDWRGIARHMPIAVIARPGYDAGARGSVAMSWLRRFVRPARQSADWTNWRVPALVLLRFRPDPRSATLLRQADPLWHREYEATRVRDPLTRRYIV; from the coding sequence ATGACACGCATCGGCCTGCTCGGCGGCTCCTTCAATCCGGCGCACGGCGGGCATCGCGCCATTTCGCTCTTCGCGGCGAAGGCGCTGGGTCTCGACGAAGTGTGGTGGCTCGTCTCTCCGGGCAATCCTCTGAAGCCCGCCAGAGGCATGGCCCCGCTCCCCGCCCGCCTCGCCCATGCGCGCAAAATTGCCCGCCGCGCCCCGATCCGCGCCACCGCGATCGAGCGCGACCTGCGCACCCGCTACACCGTCGACACCCTCAAAGCGCTCACCCGGCGTTACCCGCGCCACCGCTTCATCTGGCTGATGGGGGCGGACAATCTGGCCCAGTTCAGCCAGTGGCGCGACTGGCGCGGCATCGCGCGGCACATGCCCATTGCGGTGATCGCCCGTCCGGGTTATGATGCGGGTGCCCGTGGCTCTGTGGCCATGAGCTGGCTGCGGCGCTTCGTCCGGCCCGCGCGCCAGAGTGCAGACTGGACGAATTGGAGAGTGCCGGCGCTCGTGCTATTGCGCTTCCGCCCTGATCCAAGATCGGCGACCCTGCTGCGGCAGGCGGACCCCCTCTGGCATCGCGAATATGAAGCAACGCGTGTGCGCGATCCGCTCACGCGCCGGTATATCGTCTAG
- a CDS encoding sensor domain-containing diguanylate cyclase: MSRFTLRPPSSLTPLLTGCVYFAAASAALLVSRFEGGLAFIWGANAFLMAELMTSRKQHWPRALIACGVASAAATALFGMGPWAAIPMAFINLAESLIVALLCRRFVPDHRVVGSIRPLMVFILALCGCANVVAGLLAAGVASWLTPVTFAASFAQWYAGHILGALTFTPILILLLQGEFRRWVRDTSRRDKAEAALLIGLFVAVTVAVFLSPLPLLFLPLLPLMLIAFRIGQIGTAAAIILLAGIGGVATIAGLGPIGAAAGHTGGHVQFFQFFLSISFLLSVPVAAELNARRRLFRLLQESEARYRAITEHSGDVVLTVGIDGITRYASPAAREQIGCAPELLVGQPAVDLVDPEDRAPVIAAHRAAMLQPGSVHRVEFRPVARSSDAYEYCEMVTRALVDERGIPNGVVATVRDISRHKARQRALMQAAARDSLTGADSRRAFLHKLDRAIAQAAEGERSCLLLIDIDHFKAVNDQHGHGAGDRVLAGFVQRLAAGLDGGESIGRLGGEEFAILMRGYSLEDASRRCERLRALLREPIPTGGGVDIAITFSAGLAELHGAAERSTVLEAADAALYRAKRSGRNCVRLAA; this comes from the coding sequence ATGTCGCGTTTCACCCTGCGTCCCCCATCTTCGCTGACTCCGCTGTTGACGGGCTGCGTCTATTTCGCGGCGGCGTCGGCCGCGCTGCTGGTGTCGCGATTCGAGGGCGGGCTGGCGTTCATCTGGGGCGCCAACGCCTTTCTGATGGCCGAACTGATGACGTCGCGCAAACAGCACTGGCCGCGCGCGCTGATCGCGTGCGGCGTGGCCAGCGCTGCGGCGACGGCGCTGTTCGGCATGGGGCCATGGGCCGCGATCCCGATGGCGTTCATCAACCTCGCCGAATCGCTGATCGTCGCGCTGCTGTGCCGCCGCTTCGTGCCCGATCATCGCGTGGTGGGTTCCATCCGCCCGCTGATGGTCTTCATCCTCGCGCTGTGCGGATGCGCCAACGTCGTCGCCGGGCTGCTGGCGGCGGGGGTGGCGTCGTGGCTGACGCCGGTCACTTTCGCGGCTTCCTTCGCCCAGTGGTATGCCGGTCATATTCTGGGCGCTCTGACCTTCACGCCGATCCTGATCCTGCTGTTGCAGGGCGAATTCAGGCGGTGGGTGCGCGACACGTCGCGGCGCGACAAAGCGGAAGCGGCGCTGCTGATCGGCCTGTTCGTCGCGGTGACGGTTGCGGTGTTCCTGTCGCCCCTGCCGCTGCTGTTCCTGCCGCTGCTGCCGCTCATGCTGATCGCCTTTCGCATCGGCCAGATCGGCACGGCGGCGGCGATCATCCTGCTGGCGGGCATCGGCGGCGTGGCGACCATCGCGGGGCTGGGACCGATCGGCGCGGCGGCGGGGCATACCGGCGGCCATGTGCAGTTCTTCCAGTTCTTCCTTTCCATCAGCTTCCTGCTGTCGGTGCCAGTCGCGGCGGAACTGAATGCGCGCCGCCGCCTGTTCCGATTGTTGCAGGAAAGCGAGGCGCGCTATCGCGCCATTACCGAACATAGCGGCGACGTGGTGCTGACGGTGGGGATCGACGGCATCACCCGCTACGCATCGCCCGCCGCGCGCGAGCAGATCGGCTGCGCGCCCGAACTGCTGGTGGGACAGCCCGCCGTCGATCTGGTCGATCCGGAGGACCGCGCCCCGGTCATCGCCGCCCATCGCGCGGCGATGTTGCAGCCCGGCAGCGTGCACCGGGTGGAGTTCCGCCCGGTGGCGCGATCCTCCGATGCCTATGAATATTGCGAGATGGTGACGCGCGCGTTGGTCGATGAAAGGGGCATTCCCAACGGCGTCGTCGCCACGGTGCGCGACATTTCGCGGCACAAGGCGCGGCAGCGCGCGCTGATGCAGGCGGCGGCGCGCGATTCGCTGACGGGGGCGGACAGCCGCCGGGCGTTCCTTCACAAGCTGGACCGCGCCATCGCGCAGGCGGCGGAGGGCGAACGATCCTGCCTGCTGCTGATCGACATCGACCATTTCAAGGCCGTGAACGACCAGCATGGCCATGGCGCGGGCGACCGGGTGCTGGCCGGCTTCGTGCAGCGGCTGGCGGCCGGTCTCGACGGCGGCGAAAGCATCGGGCGGCTGGGCGGCGAGGAGTTCGCCATCCTGATGCGGGGCTATAGCCTCGAGGACGCATCGCGGCGCTGCGAGCGGCTGCGCGCGCTGCTGCGCGAGCCGATCCCGACCGGCGGCGGCGTCGATATCGCCATCACCTTCAGCGCGGGGCTGGCCGAACTGCATGGCGCGGCGGAACGGTCCACGGTGCTGGAGGCGGCCGACGCTGCGCTCTATCGGGCCAAGCGCAGCGGGCGCAACTGCGTGCGGCTGGCGGCGTAG
- a CDS encoding murein hydrolase activator EnvC family protein: MTGLIALAATRLPAAPDSAIILSGTAGTTLAQEQQALRAARRQSDEARDRSARLEQQASLARDEAEQARRRAAALAARIQQAEADIEAARARIAIIARMQRAQTARLAAKQEPVVRLTAALQMMARRPLALALVQPGSIADAVHMRAVLGQILPVIEQRTAGLRAELEASRALRATAQQAADALAQAQGDRQQRQAALAALEAQKRVAARDYRANAGLESERALALSEKARDIGDLMDRLEEAGDVRDRLAALSGPLLRPARPDEAAAPAPERARADSGPPPYRLPVLGQLVTGMGEVNDGGVRSRGLTLVTRPGAQAIAPTAGRVAFAGPYRDYGQILIIDHGQGWTTLITGLHRVTAQVGDTVRQGDPVGVTGAERPAITVELRRNGRPVDIVPLVGLG, from the coding sequence ATGACGGGCCTCATCGCCCTCGCCGCCACGCGCCTGCCCGCCGCGCCCGACAGCGCGATCATCCTTTCGGGCACCGCCGGGACCACGCTGGCGCAGGAGCAGCAGGCGCTCAGGGCCGCGCGCCGCCAGTCGGACGAGGCGCGCGACCGCTCGGCTCGCCTCGAACAGCAGGCCAGCCTCGCCCGCGACGAAGCCGAACAGGCCCGCCGCAGGGCCGCCGCGCTCGCCGCCCGCATCCAGCAGGCCGAAGCCGACATCGAAGCCGCCCGCGCCCGCATCGCCATCATCGCGCGAATGCAGCGCGCCCAGACCGCCCGCCTCGCCGCGAAGCAGGAACCGGTCGTGCGCCTCACCGCTGCGCTTCAGATGATGGCGCGCCGTCCGCTCGCGCTGGCGCTGGTGCAGCCCGGCAGCATCGCCGATGCGGTCCATATGCGCGCCGTGCTCGGCCAGATCCTGCCCGTCATCGAACAGCGCACCGCGGGCCTTCGCGCCGAACTGGAGGCGAGCCGCGCCCTGCGCGCCACCGCGCAGCAGGCCGCCGATGCGCTGGCGCAGGCGCAGGGCGACCGCCAGCAGCGGCAGGCCGCGCTCGCCGCGCTCGAAGCGCAAAAGCGCGTCGCCGCCCGCGACTACCGCGCCAATGCGGGACTGGAGAGCGAACGCGCGCTGGCGCTCAGCGAAAAGGCGCGCGACATCGGCGATCTCATGGATCGGCTGGAGGAAGCGGGCGATGTGCGCGACCGGCTCGCCGCCCTGTCGGGACCGCTGCTCCGCCCCGCCCGCCCCGACGAAGCCGCCGCCCCCGCGCCCGAACGCGCCCGCGCCGACTCCGGCCCGCCGCCCTACCGCCTGCCCGTCCTCGGCCAGCTCGTCACCGGCATGGGCGAGGTGAATGACGGCGGCGTCCGCTCGCGCGGCCTGACGCTCGTTACCCGCCCCGGCGCGCAGGCCATCGCGCCGACCGCCGGGCGCGTCGCCTTCGCCGGGCCGTATCGCGACTATGGCCAGATCCTCATCATCGACCATGGGCAGGGCTGGACCACGCTCATCACCGGCCTCCACCGGGTGACGGCGCAGGTCGGCGACACCGTGCGGCAGGGCGATCCCGTGGGCGTCACCGGCGCCGAACGCCCCGCCATCACCGTCGAACTGCGCCGCAACGGCCGCCCGGTCGACATCGTGCCGCTGGTGGGGCTGGGCTAG
- a CDS encoding TMEM165/GDT1 family protein has product MEALLTSAALVALAEMGDKTQLLAMLLATRFRKPVPIIFGIFAATLANHFLAALIGHSIAGVLTQPWFRYAVAASFILMAGWTLIPDKIDEDAPLAAPSKAGVFVTTLIAFFLVEMGDKTQVATVALGARFDNLFAVTAGTTLGMMAANVPAVLFGEALAKKVPIRALQVGAALLFLGLGLWMIAGLQGWLG; this is encoded by the coding sequence ATGGAAGCTCTCCTCACCTCCGCCGCGCTGGTGGCACTCGCCGAAATGGGCGACAAGACGCAATTGCTGGCGATGCTGCTCGCCACCCGGTTCCGAAAGCCCGTGCCGATCATCTTCGGCATTTTCGCCGCGACGCTCGCCAACCATTTCCTCGCCGCGCTGATCGGCCATTCGATTGCGGGTGTGCTGACGCAGCCATGGTTCCGCTATGCCGTCGCCGCTTCCTTCATCCTGATGGCGGGGTGGACGCTGATTCCCGACAAGATCGACGAGGACGCGCCGCTCGCCGCACCGTCGAAGGCCGGCGTGTTCGTGACGACGCTGATCGCCTTCTTCCTCGTCGAGATGGGCGACAAGACGCAGGTGGCGACGGTCGCGCTGGGTGCGCGCTTCGACAATCTGTTCGCGGTGACGGCGGGCACCACGCTCGGCATGATGGCCGCCAACGTGCCTGCCGTGCTGTTCGGCGAAGCGCTGGCGAAGAAGGTGCCGATACGCGCGCTTCAGGTCGGCGCGGCGCTGCTGTTCCTGGGCCTCGGCCTCTGGATGATCGCCGGTCTTCAGGGCTGGCTGGGCTAA
- a CDS encoding demethoxyubiquinone hydroxylase family protein, which translates to MSATPGFPRPTRRSSAADRTAMLRVDQAGEFGATRIYAGQLAVMGDRHPLGRVISGMAAQEERHREAFDAMIVRRGVRPTALAPIWSAAGFALGAVTAAIGPKAAMACTAAIETEIDRHYAEQLQQLRDDDPELAGAIADFQAEEVEHRDAAIAHGAEQAPAYPLLSGAIRLGCRAAIALSKRI; encoded by the coding sequence ATGAGCGCAACCCCCGGCTTCCCCCGCCCGACCCGCCGTTCCAGCGCCGCCGATCGCACCGCCATGCTGCGCGTCGATCAGGCGGGCGAGTTCGGCGCGACGCGCATCTATGCAGGGCAGCTCGCCGTCATGGGCGACCGTCATCCGCTGGGCCGCGTCATCTCCGGCATGGCCGCGCAGGAAGAGCGCCACCGCGAGGCGTTCGACGCGATGATCGTGCGGCGCGGCGTGCGCCCGACCGCACTTGCGCCGATCTGGTCCGCCGCCGGTTTCGCGCTGGGCGCGGTCACGGCGGCCATCGGGCCGAAAGCCGCGATGGCCTGCACCGCCGCCATCGAGACGGAGATCGACCGCCATTATGCCGAGCAGCTTCAGCAGTTGCGGGATGACGACCCGGAACTTGCCGGGGCCATCGCGGATTTTCAGGCGGAAGAGGTCGAGCATCGCGACGCCGCCATCGCCCATGGGGCGGAGCAGGCGCCGGCCTATCCGCTGCTGTCGGGCGCCATCAGGCTGGGCTGCCGCGCTGCCATCGCGCTCTCGAAGCGCATCTGA
- the rsfS gene encoding ribosome silencing factor, with amino-acid sequence MTNAAPANDTASSAESVAALHALVMQSLDDDQAQETVSIPLEGKSSIADHMVIASGRSSRQVAAMAQHLAERIKKETGRSARVEGLPVADWVLIDAGDVIVHLFKPEVRSFYNLERMWGFVDAPVAGNA; translated from the coding sequence TTGACCAACGCCGCCCCTGCCAACGATACGGCCTCCAGCGCCGAATCCGTGGCCGCCCTGCACGCCCTTGTCATGCAGTCGCTCGACGACGACCAGGCGCAGGAAACCGTCTCCATCCCCCTCGAAGGCAAGAGCAGCATCGCCGATCACATGGTGATCGCGAGCGGCCGTTCGTCGCGTCAGGTCGCGGCGATGGCCCAGCATCTTGCCGAACGGATCAAGAAGGAAACGGGCCGCTCCGCACGGGTCGAAGGGCTGCCGGTCGCCGACTGGGTGCTGATCGACGCGGGCGACGTGATCGTCCACCTCTTCAAGCCCGAAGTGCGCAGCTTCTACAATCTGGAGCGCATGTGGGGCTTCGTCGACGCGCCGGTCGCGGGCAACGCCTGA
- the rmuC gene encoding DNA recombination protein RmuC, which translates to MDSIAALLTLAALLIGLAAGWLLRGKATASLAAERADLSARLETATAQRNAALAELAVEKERVAQAAAQIARLESAQADAARHLDAVRAEREAALRDLAALRSEAQERAKAFEAQIAALKDAKEQLSAQFSEIGGRLLDAAQTQFLTRADQRFAQANEKSEAQLKTLLNPVETTLRRYEEGLARVEKERVGSYAELREAIAAVHAGQGQVREETAKLVNALRAAPKTRGRWGEQQFKNLIETAGLSPFVDFQEEVSVAVEDGRLRPDFIIRLPGDQQLVVDVKCSLEAYLNAVDSVDNPTRERFLADHARAVRTHADALGRKAYWEQFAKAPDFVIMYVPGDNFVTAALEADMELWERAARNRVIICGPATFLPLARTLAGHWRQAKMQDQAKEVADLGKQLYERLATAATHLKRLGSGLSSAVDNYNKFVGSFDRSVLPAGRRFRDLDVETGGKEIEAVEPLELLIRDSQADEARALPVGE; encoded by the coding sequence ATGGACAGCATCGCCGCCCTCCTCACCCTCGCCGCCCTGCTCATCGGCCTTGCCGCAGGCTGGCTGCTGCGCGGGAAAGCGACCGCGTCGCTTGCCGCCGAACGCGCCGACCTGTCCGCCCGCCTCGAAACTGCGACAGCGCAGCGCAACGCCGCCCTTGCCGAACTGGCGGTGGAGAAGGAGCGGGTGGCGCAGGCCGCCGCCCAGATCGCCCGCCTCGAATCGGCGCAGGCCGATGCTGCCCGCCATCTCGACGCCGTCCGCGCCGAACGCGAAGCCGCGCTGCGCGACCTCGCGGCGCTCCGCTCCGAAGCGCAGGAGAGAGCCAAAGCTTTCGAGGCGCAGATCGCGGCCCTGAAGGACGCCAAGGAACAGCTTTCGGCCCAGTTCAGCGAAATCGGCGGCCGCCTGCTCGACGCGGCCCAGACCCAGTTCCTCACCCGCGCCGACCAGCGCTTCGCCCAGGCAAACGAGAAGAGCGAGGCGCAACTCAAGACCCTGCTCAACCCCGTCGAGACCACGCTCAGACGCTATGAGGAAGGCCTCGCCCGCGTCGAGAAGGAGCGGGTGGGCAGCTACGCCGAACTGCGCGAGGCGATCGCGGCGGTCCATGCGGGTCAGGGTCAGGTGCGCGAGGAAACCGCCAAGCTCGTCAACGCGCTGCGCGCCGCGCCCAAGACGCGCGGCCGCTGGGGCGAGCAGCAGTTCAAGAACCTCATCGAAACCGCGGGCCTCTCCCCCTTCGTCGATTTTCAGGAGGAAGTGTCGGTCGCAGTGGAAGACGGCCGCCTCCGCCCCGACTTCATCATCCGCCTGCCCGGCGACCAGCAGCTGGTGGTCGACGTGAAATGCTCGCTCGAAGCCTATCTGAACGCGGTCGATTCGGTCGATAATCCGACCCGCGAACGCTTCCTCGCCGATCATGCCCGCGCCGTGCGCACCCACGCCGACGCGCTCGGGCGCAAGGCCTATTGGGAACAGTTCGCCAAAGCGCCCGACTTCGTCATCATGTATGTGCCCGGCGACAATTTCGTCACCGCCGCGCTCGAAGCCGACATGGAACTGTGGGAACGCGCCGCGCGCAACCGCGTCATCATCTGCGGTCCCGCGACCTTCCTCCCCCTCGCACGCACGCTCGCGGGCCACTGGCGGCAGGCGAAGATGCAGGATCAGGCGAAGGAGGTCGCCGACCTCGGCAAGCAGCTCTACGAACGCCTCGCCACCGCCGCCACGCACCTGAAACGCCTTGGCTCGGGTCTCAGCAGCGCGGTCGACAATTACAACAAGTTCGTCGGCAGCTTCGACCGCAGCGTCCTCCCCGCAGGCCGCCGCTTCCGTGACCTTGACGTCGAGACCGGCGGCAAGGAGATCGAGGCGGTGGAGCCGCTGGAACTGCTGATCCGCGATTCGCAGGCGGACGAAGCGAGAGCGTTGCCGGTGGGCGAGTAG
- a CDS encoding disulfide bond formation protein B, whose amino-acid sequence MKSLPLARLIALSAPVLLLGGAYASQYFGGLHPCEMCWWQRYPHMAAIPLALIAYGLRARACWSLGFTGLAGLAIGISGLIGLFHAGVEYGWWEGLTTCSTTPTGGSGTDLLNQIMASPITRCDVAPWDLFGISLAGYNGLLSSAAALAILALIVKARKA is encoded by the coding sequence ATGAAGAGCCTGCCCCTCGCCCGTCTGATCGCGCTGTCGGCGCCCGTCCTGCTGCTGGGCGGCGCCTATGCCTCGCAATATTTCGGCGGGCTGCACCCCTGCGAGATGTGCTGGTGGCAGCGTTATCCGCATATGGCCGCGATCCCGCTCGCGCTGATCGCCTATGGCCTGCGCGCCCGCGCGTGCTGGAGCCTCGGCTTCACAGGCCTTGCGGGGCTTGCCATCGGCATCAGCGGTCTCATCGGCCTGTTCCACGCGGGCGTCGAATATGGCTGGTGGGAAGGGCTGACGACCTGCTCCACCACGCCCACGGGCGGCAGCGGCACAGACCTGCTGAATCAGATCATGGCCAGCCCCATCACCCGCTGCGACGTCGCGCCATGGGATCTCTTCGGCATCTCGCTCGCGGGCTATAACGGCCTCTTGTCCAGCGCCGCCGCGCTCGCCATCTTGGCCCTGATCGTCAAAGCGAGGAAGGCATGA
- a CDS encoding VOC family protein, which produces MFSHIMVGANDIDASKAFYDATLGALGIGPGFADEKGRFFYVTPSGVFSITKPINGEQACCANGGTIGFNAESPEQANAWHAAGLKAGGTPCEEAPGVRDMGSHGFLYLAYLRDPAGNKLCALYRMPA; this is translated from the coding sequence ATGTTCAGTCACATCATGGTCGGCGCCAACGACATCGACGCTTCGAAGGCCTTTTACGACGCCACGCTGGGTGCGCTGGGCATCGGCCCCGGCTTCGCGGACGAGAAGGGACGCTTTTTCTACGTGACGCCCTCGGGCGTTTTTTCCATCACGAAGCCGATCAACGGCGAGCAGGCCTGCTGCGCCAACGGCGGCACCATCGGTTTCAATGCCGAATCGCCCGAGCAGGCAAACGCGTGGCACGCCGCGGGGCTGAAGGCGGGCGGCACCCCGTGCGAGGAAGCGCCCGGCGTCCGGGACATGGGCTCGCACGGGTTCCTCTACCTCGCCTATCTGCGCGATCCGGCCGGCAACAAGCTGTGCGCGCTTTACCGCATGCCGGCCTGA
- a CDS encoding S41 family peptidase, which produces MKSTFLQGAVALGALALIPATTAALSAGEASSYKALDEFMDVFQKVRTDYVEKVDDEKLIKGAIDGMLASLDPHSSFLDARDFQNLKTQTEGSYGGLGLSVTQEDGAVKVIAPTQDTPAWRAGIKAGDYITHIDGQLIYGGTLDEAVDKMRGAPGTAIKLTIVRAGRDKPIDLTLTREIIQLKPVKWEVKDNIGVITIVSFSANTGADLRQAIRSIDKSLGHKPTGYVLDLRSNPGGLLDEAVSVSDSFLERGEIVSQRGRAKGDVERYYAKPGDDAKGLPVIVLVDSGSASASEIVAGALQDQHRALVMGERSFGKGSVQTMLPLSSTTALKLTTARYYTPSGRSVQEGGIEPDIKVPQISDPDYKNRPKFRESDLRRHLINEIRSDDKTLEEDAKDDPRFAMSAEELKKKGITDFQLDYALKTIGRLASTPAATIAMAQPPRGK; this is translated from the coding sequence ATGAAATCCACTTTTCTCCAGGGCGCGGTCGCGCTCGGGGCGCTCGCGCTCATTCCCGCCACCACGGCTGCGCTGTCGGCGGGCGAAGCGTCCAGCTACAAGGCGCTCGACGAGTTCATGGACGTGTTCCAGAAGGTCCGCACCGACTATGTCGAGAAGGTCGACGATGAAAAGCTCATCAAGGGCGCGATAGACGGCATGCTCGCCAGCCTCGACCCGCACTCCAGTTTCCTCGACGCGCGCGATTTCCAGAATCTCAAGACCCAGACCGAGGGCAGCTATGGCGGCCTTGGCCTGTCGGTCACGCAGGAGGATGGCGCGGTCAAGGTGATCGCCCCGACGCAGGATACGCCCGCGTGGCGCGCGGGGATCAAGGCGGGCGACTATATCACCCATATCGACGGGCAGCTCATCTACGGCGGCACGCTCGACGAGGCGGTGGACAAGATGCGCGGTGCGCCCGGCACCGCGATCAAGCTCACCATCGTGCGCGCGGGCCGGGACAAGCCCATCGACCTGACCCTCACGCGCGAAATCATTCAGCTCAAGCCCGTGAAGTGGGAGGTGAAGGACAATATCGGCGTCATCACCATCGTCAGCTTCTCGGCCAACACCGGCGCGGACCTGCGGCAGGCGATCCGCAGCATCGACAAGAGCCTGGGCCACAAGCCCACCGGCTATGTCCTCGACCTGCGCTCCAACCCCGGCGGCCTGCTGGACGAGGCGGTGAGCGTGAGCGACAGTTTCCTCGAACGCGGCGAAATCGTGTCGCAGCGCGGCCGCGCCAAGGGCGATGTCGAACGCTATTATGCCAAGCCCGGCGACGATGCGAAGGGGCTGCCGGTCATCGTGCTGGTCGATTCGGGATCGGCCTCCGCGTCCGAAATCGTCGCGGGCGCGCTTCAGGACCAGCATCGCGCGCTCGTCATGGGCGAACGCAGCTTCGGCAAGGGCAGCGTCCAGACGATGCTGCCGCTGTCCAGCACCACCGCGCTCAAGCTCACCACCGCACGCTATTATACACCTTCGGGCCGCAGCGTGCAGGAAGGCGGGATCGAGCCGGACATCAAGGTGCCGCAGATCAGCGATCCCGACTACAAGAACCGCCCGAAATTCCGCGAAAGCGACCTGCGCCGCCATCTCATCAACGAGATCAGGAGCGACGACAAGACGCTGGAGGAGGATGCGAAGGACGATCCGCGCTTCGCCATGAGCGCGGAGGAGCTGAAGAAGAAGGGCATCACCGATTTTCAGCTCGACTATGCGCTGAAAACCATCGGCCGCCTCGCCTCCACGCCCGCCGCCACCATCGCAATGGCGCAGCCGCCGCGCGGCAAATAG
- a CDS encoding aminotransferase encodes MTTAAPGHPVFRDMPTTIFEHMSARARTSGAINLGQGFPESAGPREVLAAAAQAMLERSSQYPPMPGLPELRAAVADHYARHQALNLASEEVIVTSGATEALAASLLALVRPGDEVLMFAPLYDAYLPLVERAGGVAKVLRLAPPRWSLDRAALEAAIGPRTRFILLNNPLNPAGAVLREEELALLADLCVAHDLIAICDEVWEHMVFDGAAHRPLMAFPGMRDRTVKIGSAGKIFSVTGWKVGWMCAAPPLAVLLARAHQFLTFTTPPALQWACAQALAWSADWFDNQRAAYRASRDRLAAGLGAAGYAVLPGAGTWFLSIDLPASGIAMDDRTFCDRIVEEAGVAAIPVSAFYPAHPVTHLVRLCFCKSDAMLDEAVARLAASRISLVS; translated from the coding sequence ATGACCACCGCAGCGCCCGGCCATCCCGTCTTCCGGGACATGCCCACCACCATTTTCGAACATATGTCCGCCCGCGCGCGGACCAGCGGTGCGATCAATCTGGGGCAGGGTTTCCCCGAAAGCGCCGGCCCGCGCGAAGTGCTGGCCGCCGCCGCGCAGGCGATGCTGGAACGGTCGAGCCAGTATCCGCCGATGCCGGGCCTGCCCGAACTGCGCGCGGCGGTCGCGGATCATTATGCCCGCCATCAGGCGCTGAACCTCGCGTCCGAAGAGGTGATCGTCACCTCCGGCGCGACCGAGGCGCTGGCGGCCAGCCTGCTGGCGCTGGTGCGGCCGGGCGACGAGGTGCTCATGTTCGCGCCGCTCTATGACGCCTATCTGCCGCTCGTAGAGCGGGCGGGCGGCGTCGCGAAAGTCCTTCGGCTCGCCCCGCCCCGCTGGTCCCTCGACCGCGCGGCGCTGGAAGCCGCCATCGGGCCGCGCACGCGCTTCATCCTCCTCAACAATCCGCTGAACCCGGCGGGCGCGGTGCTGCGCGAGGAAGAACTGGCGCTGCTCGCCGACCTGTGCGTCGCCCATGACCTGATCGCGATCTGCGACGAGGTGTGGGAGCATATGGTGTTCGACGGCGCGGCCCATCGTCCGCTGATGGCCTTTCCCGGCATGCGCGACCGCACGGTCAAGATCGGGTCGGCGGGCAAGATTTTTTCCGTGACGGGCTGGAAGGTCGGCTGGATGTGCGCCGCCCCGCCGCTCGCCGTGCTGCTCGCCCGCGCGCACCAGTTCCTGACCTTCACCACCCCGCCCGCGCTGCAATGGGCCTGCGCGCAGGCGCTGGCGTGGAGCGCCGACTGGTTCGACAACCAGCGCGCCGCCTATCGGGCATCGCGCGACCGGCTGGCGGCGGGGCTTGGCGCGGCGGGCTATGCCGTGCTGCCGGGCGCGGGCACATGGTTCCTGTCCATCGACCTGCCCGCATCGGGCATCGCCATGGACGACCGCACATTCTGCGACCGCATCGTCGAAGAAGCCGGGGTCGCCGCCATCCCCGTTTCCGCCTTCTACCCCGCCCATCCTGTGACGCACCTCGTGCGCCTGTGCTTCTGCAAGAGCGATGCGATGCTGGACGAAGCCGTCGCCCGGCTCGCCGCCTCCCGCATATCATTAGTAAGCTAA